A DNA window from Geovibrio ferrireducens contains the following coding sequences:
- a CDS encoding tRNA (5-methylaminomethyl-2-thiouridine)(34)-methyltransferase MnmD, translating to MPNLILISGDKKPISTGDGSISFYNLTYKQAYHAKSIGTFTESLHKFVIPSEIVEKLKKGHVRLLDICLGIGANLAVTFHEIEKLDIPKEHRLQIVSLEKDHSLVQLIQKTASLSPPDGYRILRRLLYEGTCGRYGLDVMYGDAVNSLDRLEAPFDAVYFDPFSKRKNAEMWTESVFRNLHRILKDDGKVVTYSCAKGVREDMKKAGFAVSDIPRLPDGFQSGTVAMKN from the coding sequence ATGCCGAATTTAATCCTCATCTCAGGTGATAAGAAGCCGATCTCCACGGGGGACGGCTCCATATCATTCTACAACCTCACATACAAACAGGCTTACCACGCAAAAAGCATAGGCACTTTCACCGAAAGCCTGCACAAGTTTGTAATCCCTTCGGAAATTGTGGAAAAGCTGAAAAAAGGTCATGTACGCCTGCTGGACATCTGCCTCGGAATCGGCGCTAATCTCGCTGTGACATTTCATGAAATTGAAAAGCTTGATATTCCGAAGGAGCACAGACTCCAGATAGTAAGCCTTGAGAAGGATCACAGCCTTGTCCAGCTTATACAGAAAACAGCTTCGCTCTCCCCGCCGGACGGGTACAGAATTCTCCGCAGACTGCTTTATGAAGGAACATGCGGCAGATACGGGCTGGATGTTATGTACGGTGATGCGGTGAACAGTCTGGACAGGCTTGAGGCTCCGTTTGACGCTGTGTACTTTGACCCTTTCAGTAAGAGAAAGAACGCGGAAATGTGGACAGAGAGCGTGTTCAGGAATTTACACAGAATACTTAAGGATGACGGAAAAGTCGTTACCTATTCATGCGCTAAAGGGGTGAGGGAGGATATGAAGAAGGCGGGGTTTGCCGTTTCAGACATTCCCCGCCTTCCTGATGGCTTTCAGTCAGGAACTGTAGCTATGAAAAACTAG
- a CDS encoding PrsW family glutamic-type intramembrane protease, with translation MLILAAGSFFWALLINAFGRFERRTLYMSLLVAFAAGSAAYHPAAWLNTLFLDTAGIEMNAVNLPKSATAAYSAFVGINEEFLKCIITFLIIKDSDNYRRPLQGFIYAASAGLGFAVIENIYYLNGLNTQMLLMRLGISTPLHIVLALIWAAGMNAAKFGGCRFLHCTAGYIFVAAALHGTYNYQALYARSVGESAVKTLTVLTVSAVTAFFFIRHHKNR, from the coding sequence ATGTTAATTCTTGCGGCAGGCTCTTTTTTCTGGGCGCTCCTGATAAACGCCTTCGGCAGGTTTGAGAGAAGAACCCTTTACATGTCCCTTCTGGTGGCTTTTGCCGCAGGTTCCGCTGCATACCATCCGGCAGCATGGCTGAATACCCTCTTTCTTGACACCGCAGGTATAGAGATGAACGCCGTCAACCTGCCGAAATCCGCCACAGCGGCCTACTCCGCCTTCGTCGGGATAAACGAGGAATTTCTCAAATGCATTATAACCTTTCTTATCATCAAGGATTCTGATAACTACCGCAGACCGCTCCAGGGATTCATATACGCAGCCTCAGCAGGACTGGGCTTTGCCGTGATTGAAAACATATACTACCTGAACGGGCTGAACACCCAGATGCTGCTTATGCGCCTTGGTATTTCCACACCTCTGCACATCGTCCTTGCATTAATCTGGGCAGCCGGAATGAACGCGGCAAAATTCGGCGGATGCAGGTTCCTTCACTGCACAGCGGGCTATATCTTTGTGGCTGCGGCGCTGCACGGAACATATAACTATCAGGCGCTGTACGCACGTTCAGTGGGCGAAAGCGCAGTGAAAACACTGACAGTTCTCACTGTTTCTGCGGTTACGGCATTCTTTTTCATAAGGCATCACAAAAACAGATAA
- a CDS encoding PAS domain S-box protein — translation MSLFNPDEQKKTENPSGSHLPEDGGCSLFRAVFEQSADAVIITSLKSEISFFNPAAVRMFGMNSEQLSRQNINSLAFGRRIIQNDELKKLTKGEYPEGLRTENLYMNKNGFFWGNTAISLIAGQKNEKTYLMFVIRDITTEKNLREELFTSREQLQNMLDFVNSMVVVTNGTEMRNCNKNMLSFFGYDSLADFREHNGCICDMFVPQDGYLTENRRGHWLKKVLRNKASSGDTKVAIKDPKTSSIRFFMVDIQPFPGEKYYYIVSFTDITELENQKKLLEDTNISLEEKINRRSRELFESYRKLAANEEILSVIFNMASIGIAMVDDKGRYVRVNSRFCEMYRLKEHNVINSGFETVLHESLREDMRRLFIKYRDGQVRRIASEWKIKRVDETVMDMLMTTKWVTMYDGKRYLISTHLDITDKNKLQQKQREQERMLVQQSKMAAMGEMIGAIAHQWKQPLNAIALIAQCFKDDYDYKELTLEAVNEHVNGILKQVGFMAATIDDFRNFFKPARSMQFFDISAAVGDIVNLMLPQLKVNYIAVYIDNAGTEKYGSEVSGYPNEFKQVILNLIANSKDAIAERRNRKTLKNSEAGTINIRIESNERQVKITFSDNGGGIPDEAMHRLFEPYFTTKGTGSGIGLYMCRTIIEGKMKGKISARNITDGAEFTIVLEKFIEGSQL, via the coding sequence ATGAGCTTGTTCAACCCTGACGAACAGAAAAAAACTGAAAACCCATCAGGAAGCCATCTGCCGGAGGACGGGGGCTGTTCCCTGTTCAGAGCAGTATTTGAACAGAGCGCCGACGCAGTTATCATAACCAGCCTTAAAAGCGAAATCTCCTTCTTTAATCCCGCAGCAGTCCGCATGTTCGGAATGAACTCAGAACAGCTTTCCAGACAGAATATTAACTCCCTCGCATTCGGCCGCAGGATAATTCAGAATGATGAACTGAAAAAGCTCACCAAAGGGGAATATCCGGAAGGACTGAGGACAGAAAACCTTTACATGAATAAGAACGGCTTTTTCTGGGGGAATACAGCCATATCCCTGATCGCAGGGCAGAAAAATGAAAAAACATATTTAATGTTTGTCATCAGGGACATAACCACGGAGAAAAATCTCAGGGAAGAGCTCTTCACCAGCAGGGAGCAGCTCCAGAACATGCTGGACTTTGTAAACAGCATGGTTGTTGTAACCAACGGCACAGAGATGCGCAACTGCAATAAAAATATGCTCAGCTTCTTCGGCTATGACTCTCTGGCGGATTTCAGAGAGCATAACGGCTGCATATGCGACATGTTTGTACCTCAGGACGGTTATCTCACTGAAAACAGGCGGGGGCACTGGCTGAAAAAGGTTCTGCGGAACAAGGCTTCCTCCGGTGATACAAAAGTTGCCATAAAAGACCCGAAGACATCATCCATCCGCTTTTTTATGGTGGATATTCAGCCCTTTCCCGGCGAAAAGTATTACTACATAGTTTCATTCACCGACATCACTGAGCTTGAAAACCAGAAAAAGCTTCTGGAAGACACCAACATATCCCTGGAAGAGAAGATAAACCGCCGCAGCAGGGAACTTTTTGAGAGCTACCGCAAGCTGGCCGCCAATGAGGAGATACTGTCCGTTATATTCAACATGGCCAGCATCGGAATAGCGATGGTGGATGACAAAGGCCGGTATGTGCGCGTAAACAGCCGCTTCTGCGAGATGTACAGGCTGAAAGAACATAATGTTATAAACTCCGGCTTTGAAACAGTTCTCCACGAAAGCCTGCGGGAGGACATGCGCAGACTGTTCATAAAATACCGTGACGGACAGGTCCGGCGCATAGCCTCAGAATGGAAGATAAAGCGTGTTGATGAAACCGTTATGGACATGCTGATGACAACCAAGTGGGTGACAATGTATGACGGCAAGCGCTATCTTATCTCCACCCATCTTGACATAACCGATAAAAACAAACTGCAGCAGAAGCAGAGAGAGCAGGAAAGGATGCTTGTCCAGCAGTCCAAAATGGCAGCCATGGGCGAAATGATCGGAGCTATAGCACATCAGTGGAAACAGCCCCTGAACGCCATTGCCCTTATTGCTCAGTGTTTTAAGGATGACTATGACTATAAGGAGCTCACCCTTGAGGCGGTGAATGAGCATGTGAACGGCATACTGAAGCAGGTCGGCTTCATGGCGGCCACTATTGATGATTTCAGAAACTTTTTCAAACCCGCCAGAAGCATGCAGTTCTTTGACATTTCAGCCGCAGTGGGGGACATAGTCAACCTTATGCTGCCTCAGCTTAAAGTAAACTATATAGCAGTGTACATAGACAATGCAGGCACAGAGAAATACGGTTCGGAAGTATCAGGCTATCCGAATGAGTTTAAACAGGTGATCCTGAACCTCATAGCAAACTCCAAAGATGCCATTGCCGAAAGAAGAAACCGGAAAACACTGAAAAATTCGGAAGCAGGCACAATAAACATCAGGATAGAATCAAACGAAAGACAGGTAAAAATCACATTCTCAGACAACGGAGGAGGAATACCGGACGAGGCTATGCACAGGCTTTTTGAGCCCTACTTCACAACAAAGGGCACAGGTTCGGGTATAGGCCTGTATATGTGCAGAACAATTATTGAAGGGAAAATGAAGGGAAAAATCAGCGCTCGCAATATCACAGACGGAGCTGAGTTCACTATCGTGCTGGAAAAATTCATTGAGGGGAGTCAGTTATGA